A window of [Clostridium] innocuum genomic DNA:
AATCAAAAAAAGATGCTATGTATTGGCTGTGGTTAAAAACTAACCCTTCCGTTCTAATTCCAACACCTATTAATCTTTCAATTATGTTCAAATCAAAAAACCACGAATAAATAGATAAGAACGGATAACTCATATGTCTACCAGTTCCATAAATATCAGCATCACTATTAAATATAGTAAGAATTCTCCCGAATAATAAATTGATATAATTTTGTACAGAAGGACTATTGTTATACACAACTATCACAGGAAAAAGTAGAATAACAACACCGATAAATGATCTAATAATAACCTTTTGCTTGATTCCATGTCTGTGCTTAACTAAGTATAAAAATAATTCTATACACATTAGCATTGCAATTGAAAACATCCCTACTCTAGATACCGCAAAAATCGTACTTGCAAAATATAATATTTTATATACTTTATTCTTATCAAAACAATAACCAATAAGCATTAGTATTGATAAGAATGCAGCATCACTATTCAATCCAGTTATTCTTAAAAAAATCTGAGTACCAGTGTTTCCATACGCGACTCCATAACTACCAAATATATGTGAAAACATTTGATTAATTAGAATATCTGTTATATTAATACTAATTGTGTTCCATAGCACAAATTGAATGAGAACGTAGATGGCATGAAATCTACATATCTTTATCATTATACTTTTAAATGATGAAAACAAAGCCTTCTTATTACTATATGAAAAAACGAAGAAGGCTATTGGGAAATATATAAATAAATATTGAACCGCATTATTAACTAATCGATCTTCCCATTCTAAAAAAGATATATAATCTCTAAAAGCTAACGATAAGATTGATCCTATTATCTGAATCATGTATAAAACTATAAAAGCTTTAATATATCTGTTACCTTGTATTTTCCCCTTTTTTACATGAAAAATATGATATAAACCATATAACTCTAAAGGTAATAGACCTATTTTATTAAGAGAAATACCAAACACTTGTAGACCAAGCATACTTGAACAAAACAAAGCAAAAGCAATACATAAACTTAGTATAAATGGAGTACTCATACTTAAATTAGATTTATAATTATTTAATTTTAAACTAGACTTTTTTATTTTCATAATTATATCCCTTCACATTGATTGTTATACACTTTGAATAAAAGTGCTTTATGTAAACTTAAATCATATCTAGAATAATCAAAATCAATTTTTCTTTCAGTACTTTTACATTTAATTTTATCTACCCATACTTTCGCAGGTTCATTTAAACTAACTACTTTAACATTTTTTGATAAAATTGCCTCTTCCGGTATTACACTTGAGCAAATACATGGTAAACCATTAATCTGCGCTTCAACAATCGTGATACCTAACCCCTCAAATAATGAAGGAAATACGAAATAATCCATTACATTGTAGTACAATTCAGGTCTAGAATTTGGAGATAAAAAAATCACATTTTCACTTAACTTATAATCATCGCATTGTTTTTTTATCGTACCAAGCATTTCACCATCTCCACATAATAAAAGCTTAGCATTACTATTTTTTTTACAATATTCTTGAAAAATATCAATTATAAACTTATGGTTTTTTTGATCTGTAAAACGTCCAATATGCCCTAATACAAAATCAGTACTTTTTATACCAAGTTCTTTACGGGTTATATCTCTTGTTGATCTTCTAAATTTGAATTGTTCAATATTTATAGCATTTGGTAATACTTGTGACTTCTTCGTAGTTTTACCAAAATAATCAGATACCTTCTCCGAACAAAACAAATTACAAGTCGAATACCTATCGCATAAATTGTTGCATACCGAATATACAATTTGTTTTAGGTGCTTGCCGTTAAAAACATTATGATAATGATTAATTCTGATTTTGATCCCATATTTTCTTGATAAATACAGAATATAAAAATTCATATAACTCATATTTGAATGGACAACATCGTAGTTACCATTTTTTAATATTTTTCTTATTTCAAAAATATTCTTGAGT
This region includes:
- a CDS encoding glycosyltransferase family 1 protein; its protein translation is MKRVCLVVNGLSYGGVEQVLFNYLNNYDKDEYVFDIVAQREISVEKDIQRFSNIGFNIKFVTHKRKNLLKNIFEIRKILKNGNYDVVHSNMSYMNFYILYLSRKYGIKIRINHYHNVFNGKHLKQIVYSVCNNLCDRYSTCNLFCSEKVSDYFGKTTKKSQVLPNAINIEQFKFRRSTRDITRKELGIKSTDFVLGHIGRFTDQKNHKFIIDIFQEYCKKNSNAKLLLCGDGEMLGTIKKQCDDYKLSENVIFLSPNSRPELYYNVMDYFVFPSLFEGLGITIVEAQINGLPCICSSVIPEEAILSKNVKVVSLNEPAKVWVDKIKCKSTERKIDFDYSRYDLSLHKALLFKVYNNQCEGI